Proteins from a genomic interval of Candidatus Acidulodesulfobacterium ferriphilum:
- the accB gene encoding acetyl-CoA carboxylase biotin carboxyl carrier protein → MNINDIKDLIKFIKSNKIKEFYYKKGDEEVSVKLSHEETAAQDLKHRVREKKEYLAQIEGIEHAELTELSAQRAQILKSELAEPASKKETLKEIVSPFVGSFYRSPSPDKPPFVEVDSVVEKNSPVCVIEAMKIMNEIEVDIKCRIVSILVENGQLVEYGQPLFLVEPL, encoded by the coding sequence ATGAATATAAATGATATAAAGGATTTAATAAAATTTATTAAATCTAATAAAATTAAAGAATTTTACTATAAGAAAGGCGACGAAGAGGTTTCGGTCAAATTAAGCCATGAAGAAACGGCAGCGCAGGATTTGAAGCACAGGGTTCGTGAAAAAAAGGAGTATTTGGCGCAAATTGAAGGTATCGAGCATGCCGAGTTAACCGAGCTTTCTGCGCAAAGGGCACAAATTCTAAAATCCGAATTAGCGGAACCTGCATCAAAAAAAGAAACTCTGAAGGAAATAGTATCGCCGTTCGTGGGTTCTTTTTACAGGTCTCCATCCCCGGATAAACCGCCGTTTGTCGAGGTAGATTCCGTTGTAGAAAAAAACAGCCCTGTTTGTGTTATAGAAGCCATGAAGATAATGAACGAGATTGAGGTAGATATAAAATGCCGTATTGTTTCCATCCTTGTTGAAAACGGGCAATTGGTGGAATATGGGCAGCCCTTATTTCTTGTGGAGCCCCTATAA
- the efp gene encoding elongation factor P — MYSTTDFKKGLRIEMDREPFEIVDFQHVKPGKGGAFVRTKLKNLINGKVIDRTFRSGEKVETPNMEEKNMQYLYYEGNDYIFMDNATYDQIHISKEAVGDSAGFLLENIQVNVLYYNDKPVNIEVPNFIEVKIIKTEPGLRGDTVSGATKPATLETGLVINVPLFLNEGDIIKVDTRTKSYIERVSLK, encoded by the coding sequence GTGTATTCCACAACGGATTTCAAAAAAGGATTGAGAATAGAGATGGACAGAGAGCCTTTCGAGATTGTTGATTTTCAACATGTAAAGCCGGGAAAGGGCGGGGCTTTCGTGAGGACAAAACTTAAAAACCTGATTAACGGAAAGGTAATAGACAGGACATTTAGATCCGGCGAAAAGGTGGAAACGCCGAATATGGAAGAAAAAAATATGCAGTATCTTTACTATGAAGGCAACGATTATATTTTTATGGATAACGCGACATACGACCAGATACATATAAGCAAAGAAGCGGTTGGCGACAGCGCAGGCTTTTTGCTCGAAAATATTCAGGTTAATGTTCTTTATTACAACGACAAGCCCGTCAATATCGAGGTGCCTAATTTTATTGAAGTTAAAATAATAAAAACGGAGCCTGGACTGAGGGGCGATACGGTTTCAGGGGCTACAAAGCCTGCTACGCTCGAGACTGGTCTTGTAATAAATGTGCCTCTATTTTTAAACGAAGGTGATATAATTAAGGTTGATACAAGGACAAAATCATATATAGAAAGGGTTAGTTTAAAATAA
- a CDS encoding HD domain-containing protein gives MTPKDLKEKIALEYKSLKDDLLNFSSFHTTKRISLFFDSLIIEAFPDIKTQNDFCLIAGGSYSNLELCPYSDVDIMVITRDGLAQEDVSKRLKDFFYLFWDASVDLAQSVRTVKEAIGLMKTDFNTYTSFINARYIAGNKELYDGFKNEFKKIDACSVFLVELMKSLRRRRLINVMVDNDIFLLEPDVKEGIGGLRDYSFCEWVYYIAKKPFAPLNFLHNNPNIINYENEILFNGSGSLDNDKGGNNNDRHGGVRAARGGGNGEEIISETFKLMQLDSSLNAGDIINLYSGKEFILKVRVMMHLIAQKKLDRLTFDIQEKLSHAFYYKDGKFLNKIEYFMHDYYINAKNIHIISRLIINFLIKPEVLVQKSRQLYNLNVEKSVNLGNNLYFENGLICIRDRKIFLTDVKNIFRLLDAYQITGERLDIESINLLKMACSAHRKLIKNDDYSKSFFINLLKKKKRVYQTLLLMHETKILSALIPEFEKIDSLSTNDVYHVYTVDAHSLNGIRYLEDMVNLRINKDLRETFEHLKGDDLLILNFSLLLHDIGKGYSAHHEQVGSKIAVKAAKRLGFDEESQNFVNFLILNHFLLPLTSERRDIHDPATIKSISYTVKDMRHLQFLFIVSLCDSMAVSKTRFNSWRKMLLVELYDRTLMFLKNSEEYFRGDLYYIDRIYEYVSQFAGKRGYNFLKSITTGNLKGFINDYIGKFYSATRYLMRESPENILLHLKLFSKITGKHRFNFMAKAHIEEDYYEIVICGEDKKTIFSDITGVLSYFDFNIMSADINTRRDGKFIDTFFVNHIYKKVDGKIDWHKLRNTFFNVFNGKELLQDMFKKKRQNEGLFKKSAPHVSNSVEIYNNLSDEFTVIEIQALDRKGLLYDIGRIFNRFDINIFVSKITTQGNKAFDTFYVKDNGEGKIKSLLKIRNIKKAVIEEL, from the coding sequence TTGACGCCGAAAGACTTAAAAGAAAAAATTGCATTAGAGTATAAATCCTTAAAGGACGACCTGCTTAATTTTTCCTCCTTTCACACGACAAAAAGAATATCCCTTTTCTTCGATTCCCTCATTATAGAGGCATTTCCCGATATTAAAACGCAAAACGACTTTTGTCTCATAGCAGGGGGCAGTTATTCCAACCTCGAACTATGCCCTTACTCCGATGTCGATATTATGGTAATTACGCGGGACGGGCTTGCTCAGGAGGATGTTTCGAAAAGACTTAAGGATTTTTTTTACCTCTTTTGGGACGCATCCGTCGATTTGGCTCAAAGCGTTAGAACCGTTAAAGAAGCGATAGGTTTAATGAAAACCGATTTTAATACATATACATCGTTTATAAATGCCAGATATATAGCTGGCAATAAGGAATTATACGACGGGTTTAAAAACGAGTTTAAGAAGATAGACGCTTGTTCCGTCTTTTTAGTCGAACTTATGAAAAGCTTAAGGAGGAGAAGGTTAATTAATGTAATGGTTGACAATGATATATTCCTTCTTGAACCGGATGTTAAAGAAGGAATAGGAGGGCTAAGGGATTACTCGTTTTGCGAGTGGGTTTATTATATTGCAAAAAAACCCTTTGCTCCGCTTAATTTTCTGCATAACAATCCAAATATAATAAACTATGAAAATGAAATTTTATTTAACGGCAGCGGGAGTCTGGATAACGATAAGGGCGGCAATAACAACGACAGGCATGGCGGCGTGCGCGCCGCCCGCGGCGGGGGGAACGGGGAAGAGATAATAAGCGAAACATTTAAGCTTATGCAGTTAGACAGTTCTTTAAATGCGGGGGATATTATAAATCTTTATAGCGGAAAAGAATTTATATTAAAGGTCAGGGTTATGATGCATTTAATAGCTCAAAAAAAGTTAGACAGGCTTACATTCGATATTCAGGAAAAGCTTTCCCATGCTTTTTATTATAAAGACGGCAAGTTTTTAAATAAGATTGAATATTTTATGCATGATTACTACATAAATGCCAAGAATATACATATTATTTCAAGACTTATAATAAATTTTTTGATAAAGCCGGAGGTTTTAGTTCAAAAGTCAAGACAGCTTTACAATCTAAATGTTGAAAAAAGCGTCAATCTCGGCAATAACCTGTATTTTGAAAACGGTTTAATTTGCATAAGGGATAGAAAGATATTTTTAACGGATGTTAAAAATATTTTCAGGCTGTTAGATGCTTATCAGATAACCGGCGAAAGGCTTGATATCGAATCTATAAACCTGCTGAAAATGGCTTGCTCTGCTCATAGAAAGTTAATAAAAAACGATGACTATTCAAAAAGTTTTTTTATTAATCTTTTAAAAAAGAAAAAAAGGGTTTATCAAACTCTTTTGCTTATGCATGAAACGAAAATTTTAAGCGCGTTAATACCTGAATTCGAAAAAATAGATTCGCTTTCGACAAACGATGTTTATCATGTTTATACTGTTGACGCCCATTCGCTCAACGGGATTCGTTATCTCGAAGATATGGTAAATTTAAGAATCAATAAAGATTTAAGGGAAACATTCGAACATTTAAAAGGCGACGACCTGCTTATTTTAAATTTCTCTCTCCTTCTTCACGACATCGGAAAGGGGTATTCCGCCCATCATGAGCAGGTGGGCTCTAAAATTGCCGTAAAGGCGGCAAAAAGGCTGGGTTTTGACGAAGAATCGCAAAATTTTGTAAATTTCTTAATATTAAATCACTTTTTGCTTCCGCTGACATCCGAAAGAAGAGACATACACGATCCGGCAACAATTAAATCTATTTCATATACCGTTAAAGACATGAGGCATTTACAATTTTTATTTATAGTCAGCCTTTGCGATTCGATGGCCGTTTCCAAAACAAGGTTTAATTCATGGAGAAAGATGCTTTTGGTGGAACTTTACGACAGGACTTTAATGTTTTTGAAGAACTCGGAGGAATACTTCAGAGGCGATTTATATTACATAGACAGGATATATGAATATGTATCGCAATTTGCCGGAAAGAGGGGCTATAACTTCCTTAAAAGTATAACCACAGGCAATCTAAAGGGTTTCATCAATGACTATATCGGTAAATTTTATTCGGCTACCAGATATTTAATGAGGGAAAGCCCGGAAAATATACTTCTTCATTTAAAACTATTTTCTAAAATCACCGGTAAGCATAGATTTAATTTTATGGCAAAAGCGCATATAGAAGAGGATTATTATGAAATAGTTATTTGCGGAGAGGATAAAAAAACAATTTTTTCGGATATAACTGGCGTGCTTTCTTATTTCGATTTTAACATAATGAGTGCGGATATTAATACAAGAAGGGATGGAAAATTTATAGATACTTTTTTTGTAAACCATATTTATAAGAAGGTTGACGGAAAAATAGATTGGCATAAGTTAAGGAATACCTTTTTTAATGTTTTTAACGGCAAGGAATTGCTGCAAGATATGTTCAAGAAAAAGAGGCAAAATGAAGGGTTGTTTAAAAAGAGCGCTCCGCATGTTTCTAACTCGGTCGAGATTTATAATAATCTGAGCGATGAATTTACCGTAATAGAAATTCAGGCATTGGACAGAAAGGGTTTGTTATACGACATCGGAAGGATTTTTAACAGGTTCGACATAAATATTTTTGTTTCAAAGATAACGACGCAGGGTAATAAGGCATTCGATACTTTTTATGTAAAAGACAACGGGGAAGGCAAGATTAAAAGTCTATTAAAGATTCGGAATATTAAAAAGGCGGTTATAGAGGAGTTATAA
- the gcvH gene encoding glycine cleavage system protein GcvH translates to MEFPKNLKYNTEHIWVKVNRDNALIGVTDYAQDQLGDIIYVDLPEPGYELEQNESFGTIESAKSVSELYAPVSGHVVRVNESLKDEPELVNEEPYDSGWLLEIKLTNENDLNDLMDNLDYEEYLENNG, encoded by the coding sequence ATGGAGTTTCCGAAAAATTTAAAATATAATACAGAACATATCTGGGTTAAAGTTAATAGGGATAATGCGCTTATAGGGGTTACCGATTATGCGCAGGATCAGCTTGGAGATATAATTTATGTTGACCTGCCAGAACCCGGTTACGAGCTTGAGCAAAATGAGTCTTTCGGGACTATCGAATCGGCAAAGTCGGTTTCGGAACTGTATGCCCCCGTGAGCGGACATGTGGTTCGGGTTAACGAATCATTAAAGGATGAACCGGAGCTTGTAAACGAGGAACCATATGATTCAGGATGGCTGCTAGAGATCAAGCTTACGAACGAAAATGATTTAAATGACCTCATGGATAATCTGGATTACGAAGAATATTTAGAAAATAATGGATAA
- a CDS encoding aminopeptidase P family protein, with protein sequence MLNIQDLIFPINNKKASGFLIKNSSNIFYITFYSGEGYLYVSESGKITLYVDGRYAQRAKKEVRKAEDGGRSKDFNINIIGVKEIYKDIAADITKKFIDSNNGNRYKPAVLFESPYFTYEEFLSFKKAFKHSVKLIPSHNALLKIRSLKDKNELSYIKKAVSIAEDSVLNSLREALDSGLEFSEQGIVAEYKKRLINNNSKESFETIVLSDKNSSMPHGAPSGKPVDRNGILLFDFGAECNGYKSDETVTLHFGKPDKKFSDVYGAVYSAQQLAISKIKPGVKFKDLDKAARDYIEKRGYGKYFTHSLGHGVGLDIHEYPYVYNKNADTVKEGMVFTVEPGVYLEGEFGVRIEDMCYVERDGAQVITNIKKKSFYVKDILQ encoded by the coding sequence ATGCTTAATATTCAGGATTTAATTTTTCCCATAAATAATAAAAAAGCATCCGGTTTTTTAATTAAAAACAGCAGTAATATTTTTTATATAACTTTTTATTCAGGAGAAGGTTATCTTTATGTGTCCGAAAGCGGAAAAATAACTCTGTATGTGGACGGCAGGTATGCTCAGCGGGCAAAAAAAGAGGTGCGCAAAGCCGAAGATGGAGGCAGAAGTAAAGATTTTAATATAAATATAATCGGCGTTAAAGAGATATATAAAGATATCGCAGCCGATATAACGAAAAAATTCATTGATAGCAATAATGGCAATAGATATAAACCTGCGGTACTTTTTGAATCCCCTTATTTTACATACGAAGAATTCCTGAGTTTTAAAAAGGCGTTTAAGCATTCGGTCAAATTAATTCCTTCGCATAATGCTTTATTAAAAATTCGTTCTTTAAAGGATAAAAACGAGCTAAGTTACATAAAAAAAGCTGTTTCTATAGCCGAAGATTCAGTTTTAAATTCGTTGAGAGAGGCGTTAGATTCGGGATTAGAATTTAGCGAACAGGGTATTGTTGCGGAATATAAAAAGCGCTTGATAAATAATAATTCCAAAGAGTCTTTTGAGACGATTGTGCTGTCTGATAAAAATTCAAGTATGCCCCACGGGGCGCCTTCAGGTAAACCGGTGGACAGAAACGGCATTTTGTTATTCGATTTTGGAGCGGAATGTAACGGATATAAAAGCGATGAAACGGTAACGCTTCATTTCGGCAAACCGGACAAAAAATTTTCCGATGTTTACGGCGCGGTTTATTCTGCGCAGCAATTGGCTATTTCAAAAATAAAACCCGGGGTCAAATTTAAAGACTTAGATAAAGCCGCAAGAGATTATATAGAAAAAAGAGGATACGGCAAATATTTTACCCACTCTCTCGGACACGGGGTTGGGCTCGATATACACGAGTATCCTTATGTTTATAATAAAAATGCCGATACGGTTAAAGAGGGGATGGTTTTTACCGTTGAACCGGGAGTTTATCTGGAAGGGGAATTTGGCGTGAGAATCGAAGATATGTGCTATGTGGAAAGGGACGGGGCGCAAGTTATTACGAATATAAAGAAGAAAAGTTTTTATGTTAAAGATATATTGCAATAA
- the accC gene encoding acetyl-CoA carboxylase biotin carboxylase subunit: protein MFRKILIANRGEIAVRIIRACKELGIKTVAVYSTADRDSLHVRYADESICIGPPPTAKSYLNISSIISAAEITDSEAIHPGYGFLSENANFAEICENCGIKFIGPSSENMSLLGNKRNARKLVKSLGIPVLPGSDDIGDNEEDIKKAAGKIGYPLILKASMGGGGRGIKMVLTPAHLSQAYHQARQEAQSFFGDKDVYLEKYCENPRHVEFQILADRYGNAVYLGERDCSIQRRHQKIIEEAPSIAVKSAVRKKIGESILKVVKEVNYVNAATFEFLLDAGGEFYFMEVNTRVQVEHPVTEFVTNTDIIKEQIRIANGEKLKIKQEDVKIKGYSIELRVNAENPVNFQPSPGLITFYNKPGGLNVRVDDFAYCGYTVQPFYDSLIAKLIVHDSTRLGAINKAKNALNEFQIEGIETNIPFLKRILNDSDYISGRVDIGYVQRFIER from the coding sequence ATGTTTAGAAAGATATTAATAGCCAATAGAGGCGAGATAGCAGTCAGAATTATAAGGGCATGCAAAGAATTGGGTATTAAAACCGTTGCTGTCTATTCAACTGCCGATAGGGACAGTCTTCATGTGAGGTATGCCGATGAAAGCATATGTATCGGTCCGCCGCCAACCGCAAAAAGTTATTTAAATATATCTTCCATTATATCCGCTGCAGAGATAACGGACAGCGAAGCCATCCATCCCGGATACGGTTTTTTGTCCGAAAATGCCAATTTTGCAGAAATTTGTGAAAATTGCGGCATAAAATTCATAGGACCCTCATCGGAGAATATGAGCCTGCTGGGGAATAAAAGAAATGCGAGAAAACTTGTTAAAAGTTTAGGTATTCCAGTATTACCTGGAAGCGATGATATCGGAGATAATGAGGAAGATATAAAAAAAGCCGCGGGGAAAATAGGTTATCCCTTAATACTTAAAGCCTCTATGGGCGGAGGAGGAAGGGGAATAAAAATGGTTTTGACGCCGGCCCATTTATCTCAGGCTTATCATCAGGCAAGGCAGGAGGCGCAGTCTTTTTTTGGGGATAAGGATGTTTATTTAGAGAAATATTGCGAAAATCCAAGGCATGTCGAGTTTCAGATTCTTGCCGACAGGTACGGTAATGCCGTGTACCTCGGGGAAAGGGATTGTTCCATCCAGAGAAGGCATCAAAAGATTATCGAAGAAGCCCCCTCTATTGCCGTAAAATCCGCCGTGAGAAAAAAAATAGGCGAATCTATATTAAAGGTTGTTAAGGAAGTAAATTATGTCAATGCGGCTACATTTGAGTTTCTTTTGGATGCCGGCGGCGAATTTTACTTTATGGAAGTAAACACAAGGGTTCAGGTTGAACACCCGGTTACCGAATTTGTCACAAATACGGATATCATTAAAGAGCAGATCCGAATTGCGAACGGAGAAAAACTTAAAATAAAGCAGGAAGATGTGAAAATTAAGGGTTACAGTATCGAGTTAAGAGTAAATGCCGAAAATCCGGTAAATTTTCAACCCTCCCCCGGCTTGATTACATTTTACAATAAGCCCGGCGGATTAAATGTCAGGGTTGACGATTTTGCCTATTGCGGATACACCGTCCAGCCGTTTTATGATTCTTTAATTGCCAAATTAATAGTGCATGATTCGACCAGACTGGGTGCAATCAATAAGGCTAAAAACGCATTAAACGAATTTCAGATTGAAGGTATCGAAACAAACATTCCCTTTCTTAAAAGGATATTAAACGATAGCGATTATATTTCAGGCAGGGTTGACATAGGGTATGTTCAGAGGTTTATCGAAAGGTAA